The DNA sequence TCCGCGAGGGCGATGACGGCGATGATCAACCCGATCATCGTCGTGCTCAGCATGGACACCGTGGCCAAACCGGAGATCAAACCAATGGCGAGGGAAGCGAAATAATAAGCGACCTCACGCTGGCTGATCTCGGAGGAGCGCAGCCGGATGATCGACAGCACACCGAACAGTCCGAGGCCCAGGCCCGCGCCCACCGAGGACGTGGCCAAGATTTGGGAGACCGCCAGGACGCCAATATTGACGCCTAAGAACGCGACCGCCAAGTCACTGCGGCGGTGGCGGGGAAAGTAAATAGCAAAGACAAGAATCAAGATGGCAGCCAGATCGACGAGGATCATCATCGCGGGGGAAGACATGGAATAGGGTTTCCTTTCAAAGAGAGTTCACGCGCTTTTGTAGTGATCGATGAGATTGAGTATGGAAACTCAAGTTGTAAAAAGGCTGGAATGCTCTGGGAGGGAGGGTGGCAGATTTCGCAAAGAAGAGCCGGGTTTCTGGAAGGTTCCTGTATGCGATGACGGGCGATGATGGGCCAAACTAACCGTTAACGAATATAGAGCTGAGAAACAATTAAGTTCCAAACCCTGGTTTCCCTTAGTGGTTTCCGGTCGCTCACTCCGGTCCAGCATGGGGACCTGGAGCTCGGTTG is a window from the Corynebacterium testudinoris genome containing:
- a CDS encoding DUF4956 domain-containing protein: MSSPAMMILVDLAAILILVFAIYFPRHRRSDLAVAFLGVNIGVLAVSQILATSSVGAGLGLGLFGVLSIIRLRSSEISQREVAYYFASLAIGLISGLATVSMLSTTMIGLIIAVIALADTSLVSKRGVQRQQIQLDRAIAHEPELRAEVENLIGQQVLTLSVLKLDLVNDLTLVEVGLQPRPAGHTEPAPAPVENPLREAIDA